One genomic region from Halococcus qingdaonensis encodes:
- a CDS encoding thiamine pyrophosphate-dependent enzyme yields MSKSFSAIGQAAQGEEIDREAFTPGIEPQATWCPGCGDFSVLKALKGAMPEVGRTPDETLLVTGIGCSGKLNSYFESYGMHSIHGRSLPIARAAKLANPGLEVIAAGGDGDGYGIGGNHFMHTARENHDMTYIVFNNEIFGLTKGQTSPTSPKGHESKTQPHGSAKDPIRPLSLALTSGASYIARTAAVNPRQATEILTEAIEHDGFAHVDFLTQCPTWNKDAKQYVPYTDVQDSEEFDFDVHDRQEAAEMMHETEDKLYEGEVLTGRFYIDEERRSYGEEKRSTGEMPEEPLAERYFDAEADWERSYDLLDAHK; encoded by the coding sequence ATGAGCAAATCATTCAGCGCGATCGGACAGGCGGCACAGGGCGAGGAGATCGATCGGGAGGCGTTCACGCCGGGGATCGAACCGCAGGCGACGTGGTGTCCGGGCTGTGGCGACTTCAGTGTCCTGAAGGCGCTCAAAGGTGCGATGCCCGAAGTCGGGCGCACGCCCGACGAGACGCTTCTCGTCACCGGCATCGGCTGTTCGGGCAAACTGAACAGCTACTTCGAGTCCTACGGGATGCACTCGATCCACGGGCGGTCGCTGCCGATCGCCCGCGCGGCGAAGCTCGCGAACCCGGGACTCGAGGTGATCGCGGCGGGTGGCGACGGCGATGGGTACGGCATCGGCGGGAACCACTTCATGCACACCGCCCGCGAGAACCACGACATGACCTACATCGTGTTCAACAACGAGATCTTCGGGCTGACGAAGGGCCAGACCTCCCCGACGAGCCCGAAGGGCCACGAGTCGAAGACCCAGCCCCACGGCTCGGCGAAAGATCCGATTCGACCACTATCGCTGGCGCTGACGTCCGGTGCGTCCTACATCGCCCGGACGGCGGCGGTGAACCCGCGGCAGGCGACGGAGATCCTGACGGAGGCGATCGAACACGACGGGTTCGCCCACGTGGACTTCCTGACGCAGTGTCCGACCTGGAACAAGGACGCCAAACAGTACGTCCCCTACACTGACGTCCAGGACTCCGAGGAGTTCGACTTCGACGTCCACGACCGCCAGGAGGCAGCCGAGATGATGCACGAGACCGAGGACAAACTCTACGAGGGCGAGGTGCTCACCGGTCGGTTCTACATCGACGAGGAGCGCCGGTCGTACGGCGAGGAGAAACGCTCCACTGGTGAGATGCCCGAGGAGCCGCTGGCCGAGCGCTACTTCGACGCGGAGGCAGACTGGGAGCGCAGTTACGACCTCCTCGACGCCCACAAGTAG
- the lrpA1 gene encoding HTH-type transcriptional regulator LrpA1 — MSADSTEDRILSVLEEDAQASYADIANRADVSKPTVRKYIDKLERDGVITGYSADIDPKKLSGRSIALVGIEVESGRYVETTRTITELDEIETLYSSSGDHMLMAEIRAPDGNAVGNVIADDILSIEGVTAAHPSFLQERLK, encoded by the coding sequence ATGAGCGCGGACTCCACCGAGGACCGCATTCTCTCCGTCCTGGAGGAGGATGCGCAGGCCTCGTACGCCGACATCGCGAACCGAGCGGACGTCTCGAAGCCCACCGTTCGCAAGTACATCGACAAACTCGAACGCGACGGCGTTATCACGGGCTATTCGGCCGACATCGATCCGAAGAAGCTCTCCGGGCGCTCGATCGCGCTCGTCGGTATCGAGGTCGAGAGCGGCCGCTACGTCGAGACGACGCGCACCATCACGGAGCTCGACGAGATCGAGACGCTCTACAGTTCCAGCGGCGACCACATGCTGATGGCTGAGATCCGCGCACCTGACGGCAACGCCGTCGGCAACGTCATCGCCGACGATATCCTCTCGATCGAGGGCGTCACCGCCGCCCACCCCTCCTTCTTGCAGGAACGACTCAAGTAG
- a CDS encoding 2-oxoacid:acceptor oxidoreductase subunit alpha, which yields MTGEELIWRIAGGSGDGIDSTSQNFTKALMRTGLDVFTHRHYPSRIRGGHTYVEVRAADHAVKSRGDGYDFLLALGDSFARNPQDGEAYYGNEEVKPLSENLDELREGGVIVYDEGLLDTDEVEDFDERVEENDWHVYPLDLRSLAREHGREIMRNTAGVAATAALIDMDTGIFEELMADTMSGEMLETNVEVLEEAHAEVSEMEFTHDLEVPTGSHDEEQVLLNGSHSVAYGAIDEGCRFIAGYPMTPWTDVFTIMTQHLPSIGGISEQVEDEIAAASLAIGASHAGVKAMSGSSGGGFALMSEPLGLAEMTETPIVLVEAMRAGPSTGMPTKPEQGDLEHILYTSQGDSNRVVFAPGTVAEAYEQSREAFRVAYEYQIPVVIVIDQKLSGELASVPASHFDREPNPDLGSVLSEEEIADAPHHASGTFNRFRHDPEDGVSPRSIPGQKDGRFLATGNEHTPQGHIEESPDNRVAQVDRRTRKLESIREDLDDKEHSNQTYYGPEDAEHGILVWGSQQGSVEEAVDRLNEQGESVKMLGVSDLMPYPKEDVTAFLESVDECLVVEMNITAQFRGLTQKELGRFGEKMSSLLKYNGNPFEPAEVVEGFDIQVNGGDEPPTAQTRIEPAAGD from the coding sequence ATGACAGGAGAAGAACTCATCTGGCGGATCGCGGGCGGTTCCGGTGACGGGATCGACTCGACGAGCCAGAACTTCACGAAGGCGCTGATGCGCACGGGGCTGGACGTATTCACACACAGACATTACCCATCGCGGATCCGCGGTGGCCACACCTACGTGGAGGTGCGAGCGGCCGACCACGCAGTGAAATCGCGCGGCGACGGCTACGATTTCCTGCTGGCACTCGGTGACAGTTTCGCCCGGAATCCCCAGGACGGGGAGGCCTACTACGGCAACGAGGAGGTCAAACCGCTCTCGGAGAACCTCGACGAGCTGCGCGAGGGCGGGGTGATCGTCTACGACGAGGGGCTGCTCGACACCGACGAGGTCGAGGATTTCGACGAGCGCGTCGAGGAAAACGACTGGCACGTCTACCCGCTCGACCTCCGAAGCCTCGCACGCGAGCACGGCCGCGAGATCATGCGCAACACAGCCGGCGTGGCCGCCACCGCGGCGCTGATCGACATGGACACGGGGATCTTCGAGGAGTTGATGGCCGACACGATGAGCGGCGAGATGCTCGAAACCAACGTGGAAGTGCTCGAGGAGGCTCACGCCGAAGTCAGCGAGATGGAGTTCACCCACGATCTGGAGGTGCCCACCGGGAGTCACGACGAAGAGCAAGTCCTCTTGAACGGGAGTCACTCGGTCGCGTACGGTGCGATCGACGAGGGCTGCCGGTTCATCGCGGGCTATCCGATGACACCGTGGACGGACGTGTTCACGATCATGACCCAGCACTTGCCCTCCATTGGAGGGATCTCCGAGCAGGTCGAAGACGAGATCGCGGCGGCGTCGCTCGCGATCGGTGCCTCCCACGCGGGTGTCAAGGCGATGTCCGGTTCCTCGGGCGGCGGGTTCGCACTGATGTCCGAACCACTGGGACTGGCGGAGATGACCGAGACGCCGATCGTGCTCGTGGAAGCGATGCGGGCTGGTCCCTCGACGGGGATGCCGACCAAACCCGAGCAGGGCGACCTCGAGCACATCCTCTACACGAGTCAGGGCGACTCCAATCGTGTCGTCTTCGCCCCTGGTACGGTCGCGGAGGCCTACGAGCAGTCCCGGGAAGCGTTCCGGGTGGCCTACGAGTATCAGATTCCGGTCGTGATCGTGATCGATCAGAAGCTTTCGGGTGAACTCGCGAGCGTGCCGGCGAGCCACTTCGATCGCGAGCCCAACCCGGATCTCGGCAGTGTCCTTTCGGAAGAGGAGATCGCGGATGCACCCCACCACGCGTCGGGGACGTTCAACCGGTTCCGGCACGACCCCGAAGACGGCGTGAGCCCGCGGAGCATTCCGGGCCAGAAGGACGGTCGGTTCCTGGCGACGGGCAACGAACACACCCCGCAAGGCCACATCGAGGAGAGTCCGGACAATCGCGTCGCGCAGGTCGACCGGCGCACGCGGAAACTCGAATCGATTCGAGAGGATCTCGACGACAAAGAGCACTCGAATCAGACGTATTACGGTCCAGAAGACGCCGAGCACGGCATTCTGGTCTGGGGAAGCCAGCAGGGCAGCGTCGAGGAGGCCGTCGACCGCCTCAACGAGCAGGGCGAGTCGGTCAAGATGCTGGGCGTGAGCGACCTGATGCCCTACCCCAAAGAAGACGTCACGGCGTTCCTCGAGTCGGTCGACGAATGCCTGGTCGTCGAGATGAACATCACCGCCCAGTTCAGAGGGCTCACTCAGAAGGAACTCGGACGGTTCGGCGAGAAGATGTCGAGCCTGCTCAAATACAACGGCAACCCGTTCGAACCGGCGGAGGTCGTCGAGGGGTTCGACATCCAGGTCAACGGCGGCGACGAACCGCCGACGGCACAGACGCGGATCGAACCCGCGGCAGGTGATTAA